One Etheostoma cragini isolate CJK2018 chromosome 6, CSU_Ecrag_1.0, whole genome shotgun sequence DNA window includes the following coding sequences:
- the mindy3 gene encoding ubiquitin carboxyl-terminal hydrolase MINDY-3: MSELNKEVVDLVWGRPSSGGVSASIFRRWTQGFVFCETEQTALEQFEGGPCAVIAPVQAFLLKNILFNRESSNWRQMTEEEQKTALCSTLSEILESACSSSSTGFCLVRWAKGQVPHTSTQTQSQMQDMPAPESSQPAQELQPTALAVEVLGFERFHSVLHKRTVMSVSGLREEVLSLYHTWRGCCGVLLFLYSVILTKGIENIRNEIQDTMEPLIDPVHGHGSQSLVNLLVSGHAVSNVWDGDRECSGMKLHGIHKQASVGFLTLMESLRYCKVGAFLKSPKFPIWILGSETHLSVFFTKEMSLVGPESPSEQARRVFQSYDPEDNGFIPESLLEDVMKALDLVSEPEYVSLVKSKLDPESLGIILLGPFLLEFFPDQDSGIPDSFPIYHYNGLKQSNHNERVEYVEGTALVLGFEDPMVRTDDTPVKRCLQTRWPYIELLWTTDRSPSLN, from the exons ATGTCGGAGTTAAATAAAGAGGTGGTGGATTTGGTTTGGGGGAGACCCTCCAGTGGAGGAGTGTCTGCCTCCATCTTCCGTAGATGGACCCAAG gatttgttttttgtgagaCTGAGCAAACGGCACTGGAGCAGTTTGAAGGAGGACCCTGTGCTGTCATTGCACCTGTCCAG GCTTTCCTCTTAAAGAACATTCTCTTCAACAGAGAAAGTTCCAACTGGAGACAGATGACAG AAGAGGAGCAGAAAACAGCACTGTGTTCCACGCTGAGTGAAATCCTGGAGTCTGCCTGCTCCAGCTCCTCTACAGGGTTCTGCCTGGTGAGGTGGGCCAAGGGACAAGTCCCACATActagcacacagacacagtcacaaATGCAGGACATGCCCGCACCAGAGAGCAGCCAGCCAGCACAGGAACTGCAACCCA CTGCTTTGGCTGTTGAGGTCCTTGGCTTTGAGCGATTTCACAGTGTTCTCCA TAAGCGGACTGTAATGTCTGTGTCTGGTCTCAGAGAAGAGGTGTTGTCTCTCTACCACACCTGGAGGGGGTGCTGTGGAGTTTTGCTTTTCCTCTACTCTGTCATCCTCACCAAG GGCATAGAGAATATAAGAAATGAGATCCAGGACACAATGGAGCCTCTTATAGATCCTGTGCATGGCCATGGCAG CCAGAGCCTGGTGAACCTCCTTGTAAGTGGCCACGCTGTATCTAATGTCTGGGATGGAGACAGGGAGTGCTCTGGCATGA AATTGCATGGTATTCATAAACAGGCATCAGTTGGCTTTCTTACCCTTATGGAATCACTACGCTACTGCAAG gtcgGGGCATTCCTCAAGTCTCCAAAGTTCCCTATTTGGATCCTTGGCAGTGAAACTcacctctctgtgtttttcaccAAG GAGATGTCCCTGGTAGGTCCAGAGTCTCCATCAGAACAGGCAAGGAGGGTCTTCCAGTCATATGATCCTGAAG atAATGGCTTCATCCCAGAGTCTCTGCTGGAGGATGTGATGAAGGCCCTTGACCTTGTCTCAGAGCCCGAGTA TGTCAGTCTGGTGAAGAGTAAGCTGGATCCAGAGAGTTTGGGCATTATTCTTCTGGGTCCCTTCCTGTTGGAGTTTTTCCCTgatcag GATTCAGGAATCCCAGACTCATTTCCCATCTACCACTACAATGGACTTAAACAGTCCAACCACAACGAGAGG gtGGAGTATGTGGAAGGGACTGCTTTAGTGCTGGGTTTTGAGGACCCGATGGTTCGAACAGACGACACTCCAGTCAAGCGCTGCCTACAGACCAGATGGCCCTACATTGAGCTGCTGTGGACCACCGACCGTTCCCCGTCACTGAACTAG